The DNA window AAAGATTTCCCATGAAAGAATTCTTGTTTATGCGATAGCTCAAGCTGGTAAATACTGGCTTGTTACTGTCATTCTCTAAATTAAAGCACAAAAAGGTTTTTGAGAAAGGGGGCAGCGGGGGTGAAGAAAGAATTGGATTATACCCTAGTGCCCTTCCAAGTGGGAGTCAGTTTCATCTGCAAGTCTTAATAAATGACTTGCACAAGCCTTGTTAGCCAAGgtatagctacatgtacaagACAATGTTCATATGAAAAACAAGAGACCATACCTTTCCCTTGGGTGCCTCTGTAGTGCCGGGGTACATGAATATTCCCCCATAGACCAGTGTTCTATGAACGTCTGCTACCATAGACCCAATGTACCTGGCTCCATAGGGTTTACCCGTCTGAAAATTAAGAACAAATGAAATGACATTTGTGGTATTTctacaaaaagatttaggaatATAACCCACATGAAGACTTGGGTATATTTCCCCCTACCTTGGGCCTCTTCTTGCTCTGTACATACTCGGAAGTAGCAGCGTCCCAGAACTGTTCGTAGCCCTCATTGATTGAGTAGATCTTTCCCCGTGGCTTGATTCTTATGTTAGGTTCAGTCAGGATGAATTCTCCAATGGACTGAAGAAATAATAAACAAGAAGTTTCATTTTTGGTTCTAGAAATAATTTATATCTAAATTCTTGCACTTTGGCAGATTAAAAAGGTAATTTTACATGATATTTCCAACTTTTTATTATATGACAGttctgaaattttgttttaatttattttttaaaaagtaatcaTCAATGGAGACATAACTGTTACaacatgatattatttttatacataagcTGCATGGTTAAAAAAGGACtgcttattacatgtattaagcaTGGCTTAATGATACAATAAATAAgcaatgttttaaacatttggcAATATATTGAAGAGGATCAGTATCAATTATAGAATTGCTTATTCTGTAATGATGTAGAAAAATATGGCTTATCTACTAGTTATTTAAATggttcaaaatatattttaggcAATAATCTCTTTTATTATTAAACACCGGGtgtatactgtgaaatcattaaattttgtaaaagggggggggggctatattgGTGGATTGTGGGTTTTTGTGTACCGGCATTTGTGGGGATGCAATATTgtggatgcgtcggttttcaGTGTCAGTAagaaaactaatttttaaattaaaacctTTTATAATATGCTTTCATTGAGGATGGTAAATGAGCCACCATATATTATACTGATTCCGTCAAGTAATTCAGAGCTATCTGATAGCAAGGCTGACATCTAAATTCTTACATCTTTAAAACCATAAAACATTATGTCCACCTAGATGTGACCTTTCAGatgaatataacatttgattttatctATACTGAACTAGATATACATCTAGGGCAGGGAATTCCACACTGCTTTAATATATTCATGTACGGttgattattgtcatttttgtcataaaatgaaatctaatgttttgaaatgcattcaGTTACGACTagaaacgataaaaaaaaaatagataaaaactcTCTGATTCCACAAATATGGTAGAAGTtgagcaaaaaaaattaaatcatttcagtatttaaataccaaaaatgaattaaacaaaagtAAAGACTTAAACAGCCCATTGCAGAGATTAGAGAGATATCGTATGCATGCTTAGAAAGGGAAACAACTCTTGTAAAAAAGCATATCAAATAGTTTTGAAACAAAGTACTGTACCAATGTACTCTTCAAGGTCCATTTAAACCCTGAGTATAGCAAAACTAAGGTAAAATGAccgtttactttttaaaaaaaaatttttttttctttaattacaaaGTTTCTGTAGCATTTTCAACACCAAAATTAAATTGAGGTGGTGGCACTTCACTGAACATTTGGAATTATACTCACTGGATCCAACATGAATCCGTTGACCCCGTTCCCTATGGAGAGGACAATCATGGTGGCGCTGCCATACAGGGCATACCCTGCCCCCACCAGCTCCCTCCCACTCTGCAGGGCGTCCTTCTCTGTAGCGGGACCGTCATCTTTCTGCAAGGTCAAGGAAGATCTTTATTATGGTGAATATAAATTCTGGAAATTAATTACTATAGATTCCTTACTTAATTCAGCATTTGAGCCATTTTTCATCGAGTCATGAGAATATTAAATCCctataaacaaatttttatcaaacttttatgtAGTTTAATACACTTGTCTGAAAAAGAAAagcgaaattttaaattttaggcAGATATTTATTCCTTGTGTTTAATCAGGAATCTACACTATTCAAGATTTGTTGTTTCAACAATATTCATAAACATCAATGCCTGTGGATTCACTCTCCAGGATAGGTAAATTTGCATACAACATGGTTTTTATATTACCAACAAAAAGTTTTTTCTTTAAGTTagattgtttttaatttgatggaCACTTGATTTCATCAATTTGTTTAACATAATTTCTAGAATACAGTTCAATAAAATTGTAGACccatttaatataaaactaaTTGTAACTCACTGTTTGTATTTACCTTTctataaatagcaaaaatgGAGCCAATGGACACCAGGCAGTCAATGTTTGAAGAACCATCTAAAGGGTCAAAGGTCACAATATATTTACCCTGAAATataatttcacaaaataaaGATCAATTTTTcagcaaaaacaaattttgatgtaaaaaaaaaatccatcaagaaataagataaacaaatttataCCGAAATAACTCTAACTGTtacaatgtattttgatttttatatccTGTTTTAAGtgacatcaaaataaaattttccttttGAAGATACGTACAATGACTccatacaatttaaaatgaaaagtcaAAATACAAATGCTACATTCAAACATTATTTTCTCAGATACCTACACTTTTCTCAGTTTCCACCACAATGGCATTCTCGTTTTCCTCGGATACCAGTAGACAGGTGAGGTAGGAGGACTTCAGCATGTTGATGAAGAGGTCATTGGCCAAAACGTCCAATTTCTTCTGGTCGTCGCCGGTAACATTTTCAGTACCGGACATACCAAAACTGAAAAACAGGGCGCAGGACATTGAGAAaacttgaaaaattttaaaaaacaatataccTGATACAATATATTTCATAGATATTTGTGAAATCACTATTCATATTGTAATTTATGTAACTTTGTGAGAGTTGCATGCACAGTCATCAAGATACAGGACTTACGAATCGTTACACAGGACACGACTgacttagaaccattttaacaagagcttggactttgggtagttgtgtcaaacagcaatgtgacattGGCCTGTTTATTTCACTGCTCGCCATCCAGCCATGGCTCTtggaaattaacaaaatttgtctggcttttaagTTAAGAATACGCAAACGGTATATATTTCAATTGAAACCAgggttttttaaattgttttaatgcaagaaatagatagttatgTCCATCAGAAAGTCCAAGgctttgttaaaatggttttaattaAGTGCAAGGAAAAAATGTGTCATTTGTATAAGGCTGATTTGCACTCAAGGTACGGTAGATAAGTCAGGGCTGAATATCAGGACAGGCTGCTATATTTCTCAGGTTTTGTTAGGTTTATTGTTGGGggttttttctttcctttaatCTTAATATCCAATTTATTTACAGATCATTTGTAATCAGGGGTTGTTCATCAATCTACATTACTCGTAGGAGACTAGGACGCCTTAATCACAGACAAAGTATAATCTCCCCCATGTATTAAACAGGAAATCTGACACATCCAAAGTTGACACAGTGACACACACTGGTGAATCCGATTTAGCAGATTATATCCTATTGCTCATGGAGTTACATGTTTCTCTTCATAAGTCTACcggtatacatatatataaattttttaaagttttgttatTATTGACAAGGCTCAGAAAATTGTGGTATGGAATTGCATGGctacattttcaaaacatgtttggCAATTAATCTAaccaataaaatatgtatacatatacctgataattatttttctaataaatgtAAAACTAATTCTacaataattattacatgtatgtcttaatTATTACTGCACGTTGCTTTTAGTGGATTTGAATCAAATGGTTTTTAATGAGTTAAGTAAGTGTACCCTGGATATATTAAAATTCTTACAGAAAGATTCTTCTTGATCATTCAAAAACTGTTAACACTTTAATGCATGGCAGTTTCTATAAAGTTAAACTTGATATGGTTTTGGAAATACTCTACCTCAATTTTCTTTTGggagttaaaaaaagaaaagtaaacttttaaatcatttacaacatttctttttcattaaaatttttactGTCAAtgactgaattaattttttttatttgtacattttatGCTGTTCTGGCCTTTTAGTGTTGATTCAACCTGTTCAAGATAAGAATGGGCAATAAATTTTGCAGAGGACATTACAATATATGAAAGACATTTACATCTTATCAGTTTAACATACCTTTCTGCCTCATGAAGATGTTGCCCAATTTTGCATTAAtgcaattttgttaaaatatcaaCTACTcagtcccaagatatcctggatttacattttgcttaattgcatgatacatgtatttataaacacctcagggttcaaacaatattcattcaaaagtatgacaaatttccaagatttctcagtcaaaacgccccctTTAGCTTATTGggattcaatacaatgctaaaaaatgtgatgtctacggatttcgtattgcagcaagcccggatgataacgttgtaaAATTACGCgttgtattccgagtgtattccgaatggagaaatgatataaacattctccattataaatctccgtaaggaatcttttttcgttcctgtgaatttttcagagtgaaagatgataatgtgtcaatgaaattatcttggaaattatccctttcaactatttcaaatgaacctttttcacaggtatgtgtatttttattgaaaatcgtccaaatgtgcttcataaatatcttgggacagactttaaaCAAGTGATGAAGGTACATCAAGTACCAGTATACAATTTCATTCCAAAATATGCtcccttttttattttatcattattatctaATACTATGCAAATCTATAAATATAATCCAATTCATGGTTGTATGAATCCGCTTGCTTGTATATAATTGGGAAGGCGTCAATTTTCAATTAGTTCAATGGCTAGGTGTGGACTGCTTATAAGACATATGTAGACTGTGTATACATACACTGTGTTACATAATGCATTAGAATACCCactaaatcaataaaaattgagTTTCCACATACATTAACCATTGCCCTGCCACCGAAATAGAGATCTAGTGTCCAGAAATGTGACTTAATTTACCATGTTTACTTGGCAATTCATAGCTATTACGGTATATTAgctatttcaatcttttttaattataagGACATGCTCTAAAATTGTACACAAACATACTTTTCAAAGTTTGACATATTATATTACATGcatgcaaacatttttaaaactgttcCGAGTTTGAATAAATGTTGACCACCCAGTCTGTTTTAACTACATTGTATCACTAGTTGTCTGCCCTGAAATGCATACAAaaaccagggacgtatatacgttCCTGCAAAAACATACTTAAGAGTTCAAAGTCCTCTATACGTACATTTTGTGAATGCCAGCCTTTCTGACTGCCGACGACACCGCTTTAACCGCCGTTTGTATAAAGTTGATGAGTTGTGAAAAG is part of the Crassostrea angulata isolate pt1a10 chromosome 3, ASM2561291v2, whole genome shotgun sequence genome and encodes:
- the LOC128177987 gene encoding fructose-1,6-bisphosphatase 1-like, yielding MSGANPIDTEPITLTRFILAEQKKHPSATGDFSQLINFIQTAVKAVSSAVRKAGIHKIFGMSGTENVTGDDQKKLDVLANDLFINMLKSSYLTCLLVSEENENAIVVETEKSGKYIVTFDPLDGSSNIDCLVSIGSIFAIYRKKDDGPATEKDALQSGRELVGAGYALYGSATMIVLSIGNGVNGFMLDPSIGEFILTEPNIRIKPRGKIYSINEGYEQFWDAATSEYVQSKKRPKTGKPYGARYIGSMVADVHRTLVYGGIFMYPGTTEAPKGKLRMLYESIPMAYIVEQAGGLAVTGTKNILDIVPKSIHERCPVFMGSKDDVQDVIDLYKKHGL